From Erigeron canadensis isolate Cc75 chromosome 8, C_canadensis_v1, whole genome shotgun sequence, one genomic window encodes:
- the LOC122580614 gene encoding T-complex protein 1 subunit zeta 1-like — MSIRTLNPNAEVLNKSGALHMNINAAKGLQDVLKSNLGPVGTNKMLVSGTGDIKLTKDGNTLLKEMQIQNPTAIMIARTAVAQDDISGDGTTSTVIFIGELMKQSERYIDEGMHPRVLVDGFEIAKRATLQFLEKFKTPVVMGEEPDKEILEMVARTTLRTKLYEALADQLTKIVVNAVLCVRKPEEPIDLFMVEIMHMRHKFDVDTRLVEGLVLDHGSRHPDMKRRAENCYILTCNVSLEYEKSEINAGFYYSNAEQREAMVAAERRSVDDRVRKIIELKNKVCAGSDKNFVVINQKGIDPPSLDLLARAGIVALRRAKRRNMERLVLACGGEAVNSVDDLTPDSLGWAGLVHEHVLGEEKYTFIEEVKHPHSCTILIKGPNDHIIAQIKDAVRDGLRSVKNTIEDEAVVLGAGAFEVAARQHLINEVKKSVKGRAQLGIQAFADALLVVPKTLADNSGLDTQDVIISLTGEHDNGNVVGLNQHSGEPIDPQMEGIFDNYAVKRQILNSGPVIASQLLLVDEVIRAGRNMRKLT, encoded by the exons ATGTCAATAAGAACACTAAACCCAAATGCTGAAGTGTTAAACAAATCAGGTGCACTTCATATGAATATTAATGCTGCCAAAGGCTTACAAGATGTTCTTAAATCCAATCTTGGCCCTGTAGGCACCAATAAAAT GCTTGTTAGTGGAACTGGAGATATTAAATTGACCAAAGATGGCAATACTTTATTAAAAGAGATG CAAATTCAAAATCCTACTGCAATTATGATAGCAAGGACAGCTGTTGCACAAGATGATATCAGTGGAGACGGGACAACATCTACGGTCATCTTCATTGGTGAGCTTATGAAGCAGTCTGAGCGCTATATTGATGAAG GGATGCATCCACGTGTTCTGGTTGATGGATTTGAAATTGCCAAAAGAGCAACACTGCAGtttcttgaaaaatttaaaactcCTGTTGTGATGGGTGAAGAACCAGACAAAGAGATACTTGAGATGGTTGCAAGGACAACGTTGAGAACAAAG TTGTATGAAGCTTTGGCAGATCAGTTGACTAAAATAGTTGTAAATGCG GTACTCTGTGTTCGCAAGCCAGAAGAACCTATTGATCTTTTTATGGTCGAGATTATGCACATGCGCCACAAATTTGATGTAGATACTCGTCTG GTGGAGGGGCTTGTTCTTGACCATGGGTCCAGGCATCCAGATATGAAGAGGCGAGCAGAGAATTGCTACATATTGACCTGCAATGTATCATTGGAGTATGAGAAAAG TGAAATAAATGCTGGATTTTACTATTCTAATGCGGAACAAAGAGAAGCAATGGTTGCAGCAGAAAGGCGCTCAGTTGATGACAGAGTCAGAAAAATAATCGAGCTAAAAAATAAG GTCTGCGCTGGAAGCGATAAAAACTTTGTGGTTATTAATCAGAAAGGAATTGACCCTCCATCATTGGATCTTCTTGCTCGGGCAGGG ATTGTTGCCCTTAGAAGAGCCAAGAGGAGAAATATGGAACGTTTGGTTTTGGCTTGCGGTGGGGAGGCAGTCAACTCTGTAGATGACTTGACTCCTGATTCCCTGGGATGGGCTGGACTGGTCCATGAGCATGTTCTTGGAGAAGAGAAGTATACCTTTATTGAAGAAGTAAAGCATCCTCACTCCTGCACGATTCTAATTAAAG GACCAAATGACCATATAATAGCCCAAATCAAGGATGCTGTTAGAGATGGCCTACGATCTGTCAAAAATACCATTGAAGATGAAGCAGTTGTACTA GGTGCCGGGGCTTTTGAGGTTGCTGCTCGACAGCACTTGATTAATGAAGTGAAGAAATCTGTTAAAGGG CGTGCTCAGCTCGGTATTCAAGCTTTTGCTGATGCTCTTCTTGTTGTGCCTAAGACACTTGCTGACAACTCGGGGCTTGACACTCAAGATGTCATTATTTCATTGACG GGAGAGCATGACAATGGTAACGTTGTGGGACTAAATCAACACTCAGGAGAGCCAATTGACCCCCAAATGGAGGGTATTTTTGACAATTATGCTGTAAAGCGCCAAATCTTAAACTCAGG CCCGGTAATTGCATCTCAGCTGCTACTCGTGGATGAAGTGATTCGTGCAGGTCGCAACATGAGAAAGCTGACTTAA
- the LOC122580615 gene encoding uncharacterized protein DDB_G0275933 yields the protein MGYVQEARENHVKKKVEEALRSKMKAKALKECDYYTSKYAECATGRTFSVVWKCRKQAKELNTCLHDYTNDQVLEKMKKEYSLQEESKRPVGV from the exons atgggtTATGTTCAAGAAGCTAGAGAAAACCATGTTAAGAAGAAGGTTGAAgaag CTTTACGGAGCAAAATGAAGGCAAAGGCGCTAAAAGAATGCGATTATTATACTTCTAAATATGCAGAGTGCGCTACGGGGAGAACATTTTCAGTTGTTTGGAAGTGCCGTAAGCAAGCTAAGGAATTAAATACTTGTCTTCATGACTA TACAAATGACCAAGTATTGgaaaaaatgaagaaagagTACTCACTTCAAGAGGAATCCAAGAGACCGGTGGGAGTTTAA